In one Salipiger abyssi genomic region, the following are encoded:
- a CDS encoding DUF2493 domain-containing protein gives MYAHDEFEPDHSTSPTGHVIEALELYGYRPAEGEADPRITPEDNAIQGAVADIFDALISTMADTSLDFDLDEIMWSTVNTFHRAVERIERKLDDNEQAQKRLQREQDGSEVKSVQLETLIGIGQNLIERRDSMETFRDTAADIYLRTTGTPWSPRSGSRVNHRQMTSAMIDSRDFIAAKRRADNEVLLPAGTKIAFSGGDTADHRMIWDRLDQVHAKHPDMVLLHGGSPKGAERIAATWANNRKVPEVAFKPDWTKHSKAAPFKRNDRILDAMPIGVVVFPGTGIQENLADKARKMGIPVYRLAEGSA, from the coding sequence ATGTATGCCCATGACGAATTCGAACCCGATCACAGCACGTCTCCCACCGGCCATGTCATCGAAGCGCTCGAACTCTATGGCTACCGTCCAGCAGAGGGCGAGGCCGATCCCCGGATCACGCCCGAGGACAATGCCATCCAGGGCGCGGTTGCCGACATCTTCGATGCCCTGATTTCCACCATGGCCGACACCAGCCTCGATTTCGACCTCGACGAGATCATGTGGTCCACCGTCAACACCTTCCACCGCGCCGTGGAACGGATCGAACGCAAACTCGATGACAACGAGCAGGCGCAGAAGCGCCTTCAGCGCGAACAGGACGGAAGCGAGGTGAAATCCGTCCAGTTGGAGACCCTGATCGGCATCGGACAAAACCTGATCGAGCGCCGCGACAGCATGGAGACCTTCCGCGACACCGCTGCCGACATTTACCTGCGCACCACCGGCACGCCCTGGTCGCCGCGCTCCGGATCACGGGTCAACCATCGCCAGATGACCTCGGCCATGATCGACAGCCGTGACTTCATCGCCGCAAAGCGCAGGGCCGACAATGAGGTACTGCTACCCGCCGGGACGAAGATCGCCTTCTCGGGCGGTGACACCGCCGATCACCGCATGATCTGGGACAGGCTCGATCAGGTCCATGCCAAGCACCCCGATATGGTGCTCCTTCATGGGGGCAGCCCGAAAGGCGCCGAGCGCATCGCAGCCACCTGGGCGAACAATCGCAAGGTGCCGGAGGTCGCCTTCAAACCGGACTGGACGAAACACTCCAAGGCTGCGCCCTTCAAGCGCAACGACCGGATCCTCGATGCGATGCCGATCGGGGTCGTCGTCTTCCCCGGAACGGGCATCCAGGAAAACCTCGCCGACAAGGCCCGCAAGATGGGCATCCCGGTCTACCGCCTCGCGGAGGGCAGCGCGTGA
- a CDS encoding DUF7146 domain-containing protein, which produces MARLNASELAHRLARQAEAVCRHYLSNGRKQGNYWQVGDVRNTPGRSMFVRLNGPETGKGAAGKWTDAQSGEHGDLLDVIGESLGLIDFADIAEEARRFLSLPHPESVPNSRRSRTPPAPSGSTEAARRLWRMTQPLTGSLAEAYLRIRGIADLRGTANLRFHPNCYWRPEGDGPTETWPAMIAAVTGLDGKITGAHRTWLHRDGSGKAPVYPPRKAMGDLLGNAVRFGEVQDVMAAGEGIETILSLRQALPRMPMASALSAGHLSAILFPPHLRRLYIVRDNDPAGDAARDSLVDRTIGAGIEAITLSPMLGDFNDDLVSFGLEALRAQIRVQIAPEDVSRFMVPLP; this is translated from the coding sequence ATGGCGCGTCTCAACGCTTCCGAACTGGCACACCGTCTCGCCCGTCAGGCCGAGGCGGTGTGCCGCCACTATCTCTCGAATGGGCGCAAGCAGGGCAATTACTGGCAGGTTGGGGATGTGCGAAACACGCCCGGCCGTTCGATGTTCGTCCGTCTGAACGGGCCAGAGACCGGCAAGGGTGCGGCTGGCAAATGGACCGATGCCCAGAGCGGCGAGCATGGCGATCTGCTCGACGTGATCGGCGAAAGTCTTGGCCTCATCGACTTCGCCGACATTGCCGAAGAAGCGCGCCGCTTCCTCAGTCTACCGCATCCTGAATCGGTGCCAAACTCCCGCCGATCCCGAACACCGCCAGCACCATCCGGATCGACCGAGGCGGCCCGCCGGCTCTGGCGCATGACGCAACCGCTCACCGGCAGTCTCGCAGAGGCGTATTTACGGATACGCGGCATTGCGGATTTACGCGGAACCGCAAATCTGCGGTTTCATCCAAACTGCTATTGGCGCCCCGAGGGTGATGGTCCCACCGAAACCTGGCCCGCCATGATCGCCGCCGTCACCGGCCTCGATGGCAAGATCACCGGCGCGCATCGCACCTGGCTTCACCGCGACGGTTCCGGGAAAGCGCCGGTCTATCCGCCGAGAAAGGCGATGGGAGACCTGCTCGGAAACGCCGTCCGGTTTGGCGAGGTGCAGGATGTCATGGCGGCAGGCGAGGGGATCGAAACCATCCTCTCGCTGCGGCAGGCATTGCCCAGGATGCCGATGGCCTCCGCACTCTCGGCCGGGCATCTCTCCGCCATCCTGTTCCCGCCGCATCTGCGCAGGCTCTACATCGTCCGCGACAACGATCCGGCAGGCGACGCCGCACGGGACAGCCTGGTGGACAGGACCATCGGAGCCGGGATCGAGGCGATCACGCTTTCGCCCATGCTGGGAGATTTCAACGACGATCTCGTCAGCTTCGGACTGGAGGCGCTTCGGGCGCAGATCCGGGTGCAGATCGCCCCCGAGGACGTCAGCCGCTTCATGGTCCCGTTGCCATAG
- a CDS encoding strawberry notch family protein: MNISSPVTDPIAPLTAAPAILAAANLLLPHLERGQRVDAAILRDAMESAFGASDATGAWDWKLANEACEVATVLFLRKYGKALFRKAASPASRLGPLAKIAGLLPTQTRRSEASQSFQQFSTPLPLGLAALAAAAITPDDVVLEPSAGTGLMAILAQSFGGSLILNELAETRADLLSSLFPAFPVTRFDAAQIDDHLTPKAVPSVVLMNPPFSVMANVEGRMADASLRHIASALARLAPGGRLVTITGANFGPKAQAWRDAFMRLQDRGRVVFTAAIDGAVFSRHGTRIDTRLTVIDKLPADDPSVFPASAGTAPDVVTLLGWIESQLPPRLPVSLPKVASPVPAAAPKTVRGYLARATASRPAAAPASDPEGVELEYETVDWAPPEGARLSDAIYEEYALQSLRIPGAKPHPTRLVQSAAMASVAPPKPSYRPMLPADICARLSDAQLETVIYAGEAHADHLAGAWTVDEHFDSVRAAAEDAAGAVRFRRGFMLGDGTGAGKGRQSAAIILDNWLRSRRKAVWISKSDKLIEDAQRDWSALGMERLLVTPLSRFPQGAKITLSEGILFTTYATLRSDDRGEKVSRVKQIVEWLGSDFDGVIIFDESHAMQNAGGGKGDRGDIAASQQGRAGLRLQHALPDARVVYVSATGATTVHNLAYAQRLGLWGGEDFPFQTRAEFVEAIEAGGVAAMEVLARDLRSLGLYTARSLSYDGVEYELVEHKLTDEQRRIYDAYAAAFAVIHGNLDAAMEAANITGSEGTLNRQAKSAARSAFESTKQRFFGHLLTSMKTPTLIRSIEADLEAGHAAVIQIVSTGEALMERRLAEIPTEEWNDISVDVTPREYVGSYLQHSFPVQLYEPFTDSEGNLSSRPVFRDGQPVESREAVVRRDEMLEQLGSLPPVPGALDQIVQRFGTDLVAEVTGRSRRIVRKGDGASARLAVENRAPSANLAETSAFMDDQKRILVFSDAGGTGRSYHADLSARNQRLRVHYLLEPGWKADAAIQGLGRTNRTNQAQPPLFRPIATDVKAEKRFLSTIARRLDTLGAITRGQRQTGGQGLFRPEDNLESAYARDALRQLYLLIVRGKVEGCSLERFESATGLKLMDANGIKDELPPITTFLNRLLALTIELQGILFSAFEQLLQARIDGAIASGTYDMGLETLKAESFIVTDRQVIHTHPGTGAETRLLTLTERKRNQPVTLDAALAELDVPRAKLLVNERSGRAAVQIPTTSVMLDDGEIERRVRLIRPMEAMNIPVRAMGETHWIEADRAAFTVAWKAELAEVPEFTDSILHMVTGLLLPIWKRLPQDSSRVYRLQTDEGERIIGRRVSPAWAANASTSGVTSSLTPDAAYAALIEGRTILDLTEGLQLRRVRVMGANRIELTGFTDAMRDRLRAYGLFSEIISWKLRFFVPVDATGPEIIGKLLDRFPVERIGEREAA; encoded by the coding sequence ATGAACATTTCGTCTCCCGTGACCGATCCGATCGCGCCGCTAACGGCCGCGCCCGCGATCCTGGCCGCCGCCAATCTCCTGCTTCCCCATCTCGAACGTGGCCAGCGTGTGGATGCCGCGATCCTGCGCGATGCGATGGAAAGCGCTTTCGGCGCCTCCGACGCCACCGGCGCCTGGGACTGGAAGCTCGCCAATGAGGCCTGCGAGGTCGCCACGGTTCTGTTCCTGCGCAAATACGGAAAGGCGCTTTTCCGCAAAGCCGCCTCTCCGGCGTCCCGGCTCGGTCCTCTGGCGAAGATCGCGGGGTTACTACCGACGCAGACCCGCCGCTCCGAAGCAAGTCAGAGCTTCCAGCAGTTCAGCACGCCTCTGCCACTCGGCCTTGCCGCGTTGGCGGCGGCCGCGATCACGCCGGACGATGTGGTACTGGAGCCCTCGGCTGGCACCGGCCTGATGGCGATCCTCGCTCAGAGCTTCGGCGGTTCGCTGATCCTCAACGAACTCGCCGAGACCCGCGCCGATCTTCTCTCTTCCCTCTTTCCGGCCTTTCCCGTCACCCGGTTCGACGCCGCCCAGATCGACGATCATCTGACCCCGAAGGCTGTGCCGTCCGTGGTGCTGATGAACCCGCCTTTCTCGGTCATGGCCAATGTCGAGGGACGGATGGCGGATGCTTCCCTTCGCCATATTGCCTCGGCGCTGGCCCGGCTTGCTCCGGGCGGCCGGCTGGTGACGATCACCGGCGCGAACTTCGGACCGAAAGCACAGGCCTGGCGCGATGCCTTCATGCGCTTGCAGGACCGTGGCCGCGTGGTCTTCACCGCGGCCATCGATGGCGCGGTCTTTTCCAGGCATGGCACCCGCATCGACACGCGGCTGACCGTCATCGACAAGTTGCCCGCCGACGATCCGTCAGTCTTCCCGGCCTCGGCAGGAACCGCACCCGACGTTGTCACGCTGCTCGGCTGGATCGAAAGCCAGCTTCCACCACGCTTGCCGGTGTCGCTGCCGAAAGTCGCTTCTCCCGTGCCGGCGGCTGCCCCGAAGACCGTGCGCGGATATCTTGCTCGCGCCACAGCGTCCCGACCCGCCGCTGCACCAGCGTCCGATCCCGAGGGGGTGGAGCTCGAGTATGAGACCGTGGACTGGGCGCCGCCCGAGGGCGCGCGCTTGTCGGACGCGATCTATGAGGAATATGCGCTGCAATCGCTGCGCATCCCCGGCGCCAAGCCGCACCCGACCAGGCTGGTGCAATCCGCTGCCATGGCCTCGGTCGCGCCGCCAAAACCGTCCTACCGGCCCATGCTGCCCGCTGACATCTGCGCGCGTCTGTCGGACGCGCAGTTGGAAACGGTGATCTATGCAGGGGAAGCCCATGCCGATCACCTCGCCGGCGCATGGACCGTGGACGAACATTTCGACAGCGTGCGCGCCGCCGCCGAGGATGCCGCCGGTGCTGTCCGCTTCCGCCGGGGCTTCATGCTCGGTGATGGAACCGGCGCTGGCAAGGGCCGCCAGTCGGCCGCCATCATTCTCGACAACTGGCTTCGCAGTCGGCGCAAGGCGGTCTGGATCTCCAAATCCGACAAGCTGATCGAAGACGCGCAGCGCGACTGGTCGGCGCTCGGCATGGAACGCTTGCTGGTCACGCCTCTGTCGCGCTTCCCTCAAGGCGCAAAGATCACGCTGTCGGAAGGCATCCTGTTCACCACCTATGCCACGCTACGCTCCGATGACCGCGGAGAGAAGGTTTCGCGCGTGAAGCAGATCGTCGAATGGTTGGGCTCGGATTTCGATGGGGTCATCATCTTCGACGAGAGCCATGCGATGCAGAATGCCGGTGGCGGCAAGGGAGACCGCGGTGATATCGCCGCCTCGCAGCAGGGACGCGCAGGCCTGCGGCTCCAGCATGCACTGCCGGATGCGCGCGTGGTCTATGTCTCGGCGACAGGAGCCACGACCGTTCACAACCTCGCCTATGCGCAGCGTCTCGGTCTCTGGGGTGGCGAGGATTTCCCGTTTCAGACCCGCGCCGAGTTCGTCGAGGCGATCGAGGCTGGCGGTGTGGCGGCGATGGAGGTGCTGGCCCGGGATTTGCGTTCTCTCGGCCTCTACACCGCCCGCTCGCTCTCCTATGACGGCGTCGAATATGAACTGGTCGAGCACAAGCTCACCGACGAGCAGCGCCGCATCTACGATGCTTACGCGGCCGCATTCGCCGTGATCCATGGAAACCTGGACGCGGCGATGGAGGCGGCCAACATCACCGGCAGTGAAGGCACGCTGAACCGGCAGGCCAAATCGGCCGCGCGGTCGGCCTTCGAGAGCACCAAGCAGCGTTTCTTCGGCCATCTGCTGACCTCGATGAAGACGCCGACGCTGATCCGCTCGATCGAGGCCGATCTGGAGGCGGGCCATGCCGCCGTCATCCAGATCGTCTCCACCGGCGAGGCGCTGATGGAACGGCGGCTGGCAGAAATCCCCACCGAGGAATGGAATGACATTTCCGTCGATGTCACGCCGCGGGAATATGTCGGCTCGTATTTGCAGCATTCCTTCCCGGTCCAGCTCTACGAGCCCTTCACCGACAGCGAAGGCAATCTCTCCTCGCGGCCGGTGTTCCGGGATGGTCAGCCGGTCGAGAGCCGAGAAGCCGTCGTCCGGCGCGATGAGATGCTGGAGCAGCTCGGGTCGCTTCCGCCCGTGCCGGGAGCACTCGATCAGATCGTCCAGCGCTTCGGCACCGACCTGGTGGCCGAGGTTACGGGGCGGTCCCGGCGCATCGTGCGCAAGGGCGATGGCGCATCGGCGCGTCTGGCGGTCGAGAACCGTGCACCGTCCGCAAACCTGGCAGAGACCTCGGCCTTCATGGATGACCAGAAGCGCATTCTTGTCTTTTCTGATGCCGGGGGCACCGGGCGCAGCTATCACGCGGACCTCTCGGCGCGGAACCAGCGGCTGCGGGTGCACTACCTGCTGGAGCCGGGCTGGAAGGCGGATGCCGCCATTCAGGGGCTCGGGCGCACCAACCGCACCAATCAGGCGCAGCCGCCGCTGTTCCGACCCATCGCCACGGATGTGAAGGCTGAGAAGCGTTTCCTTAGCACGATTGCCCGTCGCCTCGACACGCTGGGCGCGATCACCCGCGGGCAGCGCCAGACCGGTGGTCAAGGCCTGTTTCGGCCCGAGGACAATCTGGAATCCGCCTATGCCCGCGATGCGCTGCGCCAGCTCTACTTGTTGATCGTGCGCGGCAAGGTCGAGGGCTGCTCGCTTGAACGGTTTGAGTCCGCCACCGGGCTGAAGCTGATGGATGCGAACGGCATCAAGGACGAACTGCCGCCGATCACCACCTTCCTCAACCGCCTGCTGGCGCTGACCATTGAGTTGCAGGGCATCCTGTTCTCGGCCTTCGAACAGCTTCTGCAGGCGCGGATCGACGGGGCTATCGCATCCGGCACCTATGACATGGGGCTGGAAACGCTGAAAGCCGAAAGCTTCATCGTCACAGACCGGCAGGTGATTCACACGCATCCGGGCACAGGGGCAGAAACCCGGCTCCTGACGCTCACCGAGCGCAAGCGCAATCAGCCGGTCACGCTCGATGCAGCGCTGGCGGAGCTGGATGTTCCGCGGGCGAAGCTGCTTGTGAACGAGCGGTCCGGTCGTGCCGCCGTGCAGATCCCCACCACCAGCGTGATGCTGGACGACGGCGAGATCGAACGACGCGTGCGGTTGATCCGACCGATGGAGGCGATGAACATTCCGGTGCGTGCGATGGGCGAAACCCACTGGATCGAGGCCGACCGTGCCGCTTTTACCGTGGCCTGGAAGGCGGAACTGGCCGAGGTTCCCGAGTTCACCGACAGCATCCTGCATATGGTGACAGGGCTGCTTCTGCCGATCTGGAAACGCTTGCCGCAAGACTCCTCCCGCGTCTATCGGCTCCAGACTGACGAGGGCGAACGCATCATCGGTCGTCGTGTCTCGCCGGCATGGGCCGCCAATGCTTCGACCAGCGGCGTCACCAGCAGCCTGACGCCGGATGCCGCCTATGCCGCGTTGATCGAAGGCCGAACGATCCTTGATCTCACCGAGGGGCTGCAACTGCGCCGCGTCCGGGTCATGGGCGCCAACCGGATCGAACTGACCGGCTTTACTGACGCGATGCGCGACCGGTTGCGGGCCTATGGCCTCTTCAGCGAGATCATCTCGTGGAAACTGCGCTTCTTCGTGCCCGTCGATGCAACGGGACCGGAGATCATCGGTAAATTGCTTGACCGCTTCCCGGTGGAGCGCATCGGTGAGCGGGAGGCCGCGTAA
- a CDS encoding ParB/RepB/Spo0J family partition protein, whose amino-acid sequence MATATQKITLSSSRDIPFNKLVLSQSNVRRVKAGISVEELVESIARRGLIQSLHVRPELDAEGKETGLFEVPAGGRRYRALELLVKQKRLNKTAPVPCIVSEAGDDILIDEVSLAENIERAPLHPLDQFRAFQVLREKGMSEEEIAAAFFVDAKVVKQRLRLVSVSPALLETYAEDGMTLEQLMAFTISDDHARQEQVWEAIKDSWQKEPYTIRRMLTETTVRASDKRALFVGIETYEAAGGYVLRDLFQQDDGGWLQDPVLLDRLVGEKLKAEAEMIAAEGWKWIEVAVDFPYGHTSGMRRLAGTTIDLTDDERAEREKLRDELDALEAEYAEADEFPDEVDARLGEIEGALEAFEARPMRYDADQMARAGVFVSIRHDGQLAVERGYARADDEAMEGQEGQGADGCSPEGGEAGGMQRAVITVGGTATEPEEDDEVETIRPLPDRLVSELTAHRTLALRDAVATNPHVAMTALLHRLVTDCFLPHSTRGCLEAHVREVHFPALAEDLGESVSAKSIQDRHERWGDHIPADDAALWGWLTDQDDDTRMELLAHCVSFGVNALHEKPNPYGSMGVSQHGLDVRLSQADRLARATGLDMVAVGWRPTVGNYLGRVTKPRIIEAVREGAGDRAAQLIDHLKKGDMATEAERLLAETRWLPEPLRLVDPDAEVDADAGIDADADDLPEFLAGDGEEDEAPGDEDPQSMAAAE is encoded by the coding sequence ATGGCCACTGCCACGCAGAAGATCACCCTGTCGTCCTCGCGCGACATCCCCTTCAACAAGCTGGTGCTCAGCCAGTCCAACGTCCGGCGCGTGAAAGCCGGTATCTCAGTCGAGGAACTGGTCGAGTCCATCGCCCGCCGGGGGTTGATCCAGTCCCTGCATGTCCGGCCCGAGCTCGACGCGGAGGGCAAGGAGACCGGCCTCTTCGAGGTGCCGGCTGGTGGCCGCCGTTACCGGGCGCTGGAACTCTTGGTCAAACAGAAGCGCCTCAACAAGACCGCGCCGGTGCCGTGCATCGTCTCGGAGGCCGGAGACGATATCCTGATTGACGAGGTCTCGCTTGCCGAGAATATCGAGCGCGCGCCGCTGCATCCGCTCGACCAGTTCCGCGCTTTCCAGGTCCTTCGCGAGAAGGGAATGAGCGAGGAGGAAATCGCCGCCGCCTTCTTCGTCGACGCCAAGGTGGTGAAGCAGCGTCTGCGCCTGGTTTCGGTCTCGCCGGCGCTGCTCGAGACCTATGCGGAGGACGGCATGACGCTGGAACAGCTCATGGCCTTCACAATCTCCGACGACCATGCCCGGCAGGAACAGGTCTGGGAGGCGATCAAGGATAGCTGGCAGAAGGAGCCCTATACCATCCGTCGCATGCTGACCGAGACCACGGTGCGGGCCTCCGACAAACGGGCGCTCTTCGTCGGCATCGAGACCTACGAGGCGGCGGGCGGCTATGTGCTGCGCGATCTCTTCCAGCAGGACGATGGCGGTTGGCTCCAGGACCCGGTGCTGCTCGACCGGCTGGTGGGTGAGAAGCTGAAGGCTGAGGCGGAGATGATCGCCGCCGAGGGCTGGAAGTGGATCGAGGTCGCCGTGGACTTCCCCTATGGCCATACCAGCGGCATGCGCCGTCTGGCCGGCACCACCATCGACCTGACTGACGACGAGCGTGCCGAGCGTGAGAAGCTGCGGGACGAGCTCGACGCGCTGGAGGCGGAGTATGCCGAGGCTGACGAGTTCCCCGACGAGGTTGATGCCCGCCTCGGCGAGATCGAGGGGGCACTGGAGGCCTTCGAGGCCCGGCCGATGCGCTATGATGCGGATCAGATGGCCCGTGCCGGAGTCTTTGTCAGCATCCGCCATGACGGCCAGCTCGCCGTCGAGCGCGGCTATGCCCGTGCCGACGACGAGGCGATGGAAGGTCAGGAAGGGCAGGGTGCTGATGGGTGTTCTCCCGAGGGCGGCGAGGCCGGTGGTATGCAGCGCGCTGTCATCACGGTGGGCGGTACGGCGACCGAACCCGAGGAGGACGATGAGGTCGAAACCATCCGGCCTCTGCCCGATCGCCTCGTCAGCGAGCTGACCGCGCACCGCACGCTGGCGCTCCGCGATGCCGTCGCCACCAACCCGCATGTGGCGATGACCGCATTGCTGCACCGGCTGGTCACCGATTGCTTCCTGCCGCACTCCACCAGGGGGTGCCTCGAAGCCCATGTCCGGGAGGTTCACTTCCCTGCACTGGCCGAGGATCTGGGTGAAAGCGTCTCGGCGAAGTCCATCCAGGATCGGCATGAACGCTGGGGCGATCATATCCCGGCCGACGATGCGGCGCTCTGGGGCTGGCTGACCGATCAGGACGACGACACCCGGATGGAGTTGCTCGCCCATTGCGTCAGCTTCGGCGTTAACGCCTTGCACGAGAAGCCCAACCCCTATGGCAGTATGGGCGTCAGCCAGCATGGGCTCGATGTGCGCTTGTCCCAGGCCGACCGGCTGGCGCGGGCGACGGGCCTAGACATGGTGGCCGTGGGGTGGCGGCCGACCGTCGGCAACTATCTTGGCCGCGTGACCAAGCCGCGGATCATCGAGGCAGTGCGCGAGGGCGCCGGAGACCGCGCGGCCCAACTCATCGACCATCTGAAGAAGGGTGACATGGCTACGGAGGCCGAGCGCCTGCTGGCCGAAACCCGCTGGCTGCCTGAACCGCTGCGCCTGGTGGATCCCGATGCCGAGGTCGATGCGGATGCCGGGATCGACGCGGACGCGGACGATCTGCCCGAGTTCCTCGCCGGAGACGGCGAAGAGGACGAAGCTCCCGGGGACGAAGACCCGCAGAGCATGGCCGCCGCGGAATGA
- the radC gene encoding RadC family protein, with product MTRNTRTPDIEAQRLRFSAQEQAVVYEARQILLRHLNQNPVLTSWQAVLDYCALTIRGDVERFHVLYLDRRNRLISDECLAIGTIDHVPVYPREVLRRCLTLNASALIIVHNHPAGDPEPSAADLAMTTEIRNACASLGVVLHDHIITGAGRETSLRARGEL from the coding sequence ATGACACGAAACACGAGAACACCCGACATCGAAGCGCAGAGACTCCGATTCTCCGCCCAAGAACAGGCCGTGGTCTACGAGGCCCGGCAGATCCTGCTGCGCCACCTCAATCAGAACCCTGTCCTGACGTCCTGGCAGGCGGTGCTCGACTATTGCGCCCTCACCATCAGGGGCGATGTGGAGCGCTTCCATGTTCTCTATCTCGACCGCAGGAACCGGCTGATCTCAGACGAGTGCCTCGCCATCGGCACCATCGATCACGTCCCGGTCTATCCCCGGGAGGTGCTGCGGCGCTGCCTGACACTCAATGCCTCGGCGCTGATCATCGTCCACAATCATCCGGCCGGAGATCCCGAGCCCTCGGCCGCCGACCTCGCGATGACCACGGAAATCCGAAACGCCTGTGCGTCCCTTGGGGTAGTGCTGCACGACCACATCATCACCGGTGCTGGCCGGGAGACCAGTCTGCGTGCCCGCGGCGAGCTCTGA
- a CDS encoding DUF2958 domain-containing protein, whose product MILLTDTQRGRLLANGHNRDQDHIPVVKFFNPFGAGVWLATELDEDGDIMFGLADIGYPELGSWSLNELRSIRLPFGMGIERDLLFTGDFPISVWAKSARETGSIRDAERLLFRSGRLSGGTRPDTEPPRS is encoded by the coding sequence ATGATCCTCCTGACCGACACACAGCGTGGCCGTTTGCTGGCGAATGGCCACAATCGTGATCAGGATCACATTCCGGTCGTGAAGTTCTTCAATCCCTTTGGCGCCGGTGTCTGGCTCGCGACTGAGCTCGACGAGGACGGCGACATCATGTTTGGCCTGGCCGACATTGGCTACCCGGAACTTGGCTCCTGGAGCCTCAACGAACTGCGCTCTATTCGGCTGCCCTTCGGCATGGGTATCGAGCGGGATCTTCTGTTCACGGGCGATTTCCCGATCTCGGTCTGGGCCAAGTCCGCCCGCGAAACCGGCAGCATTCGCGATGCCGAGCGCCTTCTATTTCGCTCGGGCCGCCTGTCAGGTGGGACACGACCCGACACGGAGCCTCCGCGTTCCTGA
- a CDS encoding ArdC family protein, which produces MAREHRAARKSGPRTNLYDDITDKIIAELEEGRLPWVQPWGTAAAQAPLAMPRNASTGRQYSGINVLILWGAVIQQGYPTQHWLTFRQALSLGGNVRKGERGTTVVYADRFTPEDKKRRARETGEDASSIPFLKRFTVFNAAQCEGLPDDIAVEAPPPPLGLIEPRVEALIAATGIDFRIGGNRAFYVPALDYVQVPPPQAYFEPINWHRTALHEMGHATGHASRLGRDFSGSFGTKKYAFEELIAEISSAFCCALLGIVPTVRHADYIGSWLEVMREDSRAIVRAASQASKAADWLLAHLPDDSTDVERQAPTEGRAAA; this is translated from the coding sequence ATGGCCAGAGAGCATCGCGCAGCCCGCAAAAGCGGTCCGCGCACAAACCTTTATGACGACATCACCGACAAGATCATCGCCGAGCTGGAGGAAGGCCGGTTGCCCTGGGTCCAGCCCTGGGGGACTGCGGCGGCACAAGCGCCGCTCGCCATGCCGCGCAACGCCAGCACGGGTCGGCAGTATTCCGGGATCAATGTCCTGATCCTCTGGGGCGCCGTGATCCAGCAGGGCTATCCAACCCAGCACTGGCTGACCTTCCGCCAGGCGCTGTCGCTCGGCGGCAATGTCCGCAAGGGTGAGCGGGGCACAACCGTCGTCTATGCCGACCGTTTCACGCCTGAAGACAAGAAGCGCCGCGCCCGGGAGACAGGGGAAGACGCAAGCAGCATCCCGTTCCTGAAGCGCTTTACCGTGTTCAACGCGGCGCAATGCGAGGGTCTGCCCGACGACATAGCCGTCGAGGCACCGCCACCGCCGCTCGGGCTGATCGAGCCGCGGGTCGAGGCATTGATCGCGGCGACCGGCATCGACTTCCGGATCGGTGGAAACCGCGCCTTCTATGTTCCCGCGCTCGATTACGTGCAGGTGCCACCTCCGCAGGCCTATTTCGAGCCGATCAACTGGCACCGAACCGCCCTGCACGAGATGGGGCACGCGACAGGACATGCCTCACGGTTGGGGCGGGACTTCTCGGGGAGTTTCGGCACGAAGAAATACGCCTTCGAGGAACTGATCGCCGAGATTTCAAGCGCGTTCTGTTGCGCCTTGCTCGGGATCGTCCCGACCGTGCGCCACGCCGATTATATCGGCTCCTGGCTGGAGGTGATGCGCGAGGATTCCCGCGCGATCGTCCGCGCCGCCTCGCAGGCCAGCAAGGCGGCCGACTGGCTGCTGGCCCATCTGCCCGACGACAGCACCGATGTTGAGCGGCAGGCCCCGACGGAAGGGAGGGCCGCGGCATGA
- a CDS encoding H-NS histone family protein: MTDIDLNALSLPELKQLQKNVAKAIASFEARRKAEARAKVDDLARELGFSFDELAEAAPTRKRAASAPKYRHPENAEITWSGRGRKPAWIAEALASGKSLDDFAI, from the coding sequence ATGACGGATATCGATCTTAACGCCTTGTCGCTTCCCGAGCTGAAGCAGTTGCAAAAGAATGTTGCGAAGGCCATCGCCAGTTTCGAGGCCCGTCGCAAGGCCGAGGCCCGCGCCAAGGTTGACGACTTGGCCCGCGAACTCGGTTTCAGTTTCGACGAGCTTGCGGAAGCGGCTCCCACCCGGAAACGCGCGGCGTCCGCGCCCAAGTACCGCCATCCGGAGAACGCCGAAATCACCTGGTCCGGCCGTGGGCGCAAACCGGCATGGATCGCCGAGGCGCTGGCTTCGGGAAAATCGCTAGACGATTTTGCGATCTGA